Proteins co-encoded in one Longimicrobiales bacterium genomic window:
- a CDS encoding dipeptidase, which translates to MRRLICCATALLATGFSILPASAQNDSALLERARRIHESVITIDTHDDIPGNYATPEMNPCTGTRMQVDVPKMREGGLDVAFLIVYVGQTLRTPENYERAQQQAMQKFEAIHRLTKELCPDQIGLALTADDVERIHESGRLVAAIGIENGYVIGRDISLLEKYHTLGARYMTLAHNGHNDIADSWQPSERSGDEGFEHNGLSAFGEQVVAEMNRLGIMVDVSHISKAAALHAARISRAPIIASHSSARALTSIERNMDDEMMRALAKTGGVMQTVAFAGYVKEQPPERQQAMQALRQELGIAGGRGGMQNLDDATRARYQKGMAEIESRWPSAAVTDFVDHIDYAVKLIGVDHVGISSDFDGGGGVTGWDSAAETFNITLELVRRGYSEDDIRKLWGGNLLRVWRENERVAREISGT; encoded by the coding sequence ATCACGATCGACACGCACGACGACATACCGGGCAACTACGCTACACCCGAGATGAATCCGTGCACGGGCACGCGCATGCAGGTGGACGTCCCGAAGATGAGGGAGGGCGGCCTCGACGTCGCGTTCCTCATCGTTTATGTCGGCCAGACGCTGCGCACGCCGGAGAACTACGAGCGTGCGCAGCAGCAGGCGATGCAGAAGTTCGAAGCGATCCATCGGTTGACGAAGGAGCTCTGCCCGGACCAGATCGGCCTCGCTCTCACTGCGGACGACGTGGAGCGCATTCATGAGAGCGGCCGGCTGGTCGCCGCGATCGGGATCGAGAACGGCTACGTCATCGGTCGGGATATCTCGCTGCTGGAGAAATACCACACGCTCGGCGCACGCTACATGACGCTGGCGCACAACGGTCACAACGACATTGCGGACTCGTGGCAGCCGAGCGAGCGGAGCGGCGACGAGGGCTTCGAGCACAACGGCCTGAGTGCATTCGGCGAGCAGGTCGTCGCGGAGATGAACCGGCTCGGCATCATGGTCGATGTATCGCACATCTCGAAGGCGGCGGCGCTGCATGCGGCACGGATCAGTCGCGCGCCGATCATCGCGTCGCACTCGAGTGCGCGTGCGCTCACGTCCATCGAGCGCAACATGGACGACGAGATGATGCGCGCCCTCGCGAAGACGGGCGGTGTCATGCAGACGGTCGCGTTCGCGGGATACGTTAAGGAACAGCCGCCGGAGCGGCAGCAGGCGATGCAGGCGCTGCGACAGGAGCTCGGCATCGCGGGCGGCCGGGGCGGCATGCAGAACCTCGATGATGCGACGCGGGCGCGGTACCAGAAGGGAATGGCGGAGATCGAGAGCCGGTGGCCGTCGGCTGCCGTCACCGACTTCGTCGACCACATCGATTACGCGGTGAAGCTGATCGGCGTCGATCACGTAGGCATCAGCTCCGACTTCGATGGCGGAGGTGGCGTCACCGGCTGGGACAGCGCGGCCGAGACGTTCAACATCACGCTCGAGCTGGTACGGCGCGGCTATTCCGAGGACGACATCCGGAAGCTCTGGGGCGGCAACCTCCTGCGCGTATGGCGGGAGAACGAGCGGGTCGCGCGCGAGATCAGCGGGACATGA